The following nucleotide sequence is from Azoarcus sp. CIB.
GAGTTGGATGCCGGCGCCCGGTCTTCGGACGAAAGACCGTCGGTCATCAGGAAGGCGTGGCTGCGCTGGCACCAGTAGCCGGTCTGCACCGGAGCCGTCGCGGTGCCCAGATCCAGGAGGCGATGCGGGGCGGAAGTGCCCTGGCGGAAGAATTCGCCGAGGGTTGCCGTACCGCCCGAGCGCAGGCTGAGCGAACCCGTATAGCCCAGACTGAAATACTGGCCGATGTCGGCGAGTGTCTCGGACAAGGGTGCGGCATCGACACTGGCGGCGGCGCTGATTCCGTCGACGCTCGTATTGAACGCGGTAATGTTCAGTGCCTCCACGGCCCGGACCAGCCGTCCGCCATCGCCGCCGTTGTAGGTGACGAGGCCCGCCCTGACACCGCCTCCGGTCGATGACGCCGGGATCGCCGCAACGGCGTCCTTGAGCGCAGCCTTCGCGACGTCGATACGCGTCCTCGTGCCCGGCTTCCGATCGGCCCATTTCGCGGTTTCATATCCGGGCACGGCCGCTCCGCGGAAGTACCAGTTCAGGTAGTGGCCGGAATAGCGCCCGGGCGCATAGATCATCCCGTTCGTGTCGACGAGCAGGCGCACATTCTCATACGTCAGGGTGTCAGCGAAACAGACCTGATTCGTCTTGTTCAGGTCCGCTCCGACTTCGCACGGGGAGGCGTCAGTACAACTGGGCAGCTTGGACTGGTTGCCGACGATCAATCTCACCCGCGGCTGGTTGCCCACGATCGCAACATAAACGACATCCGTGACCGCGATCTGCCGTTCGATCGGGCAGGCATACGCGCCCGAAGTGGCCGAATAGGGCGACTCCGGCACGATGTTCCGCATCGAGCTCGAATTGTCGAGCACGAACATGTAGTTGGGCGGCGCGTTGTTGCCGACCACCATCGGGGAATCGGCGAGGTCCGTCTGCGCCGCCAGCGGCGGGGCGATGCAGGCGACCAGCAGGGCGACGCAATACGACGACAGCGTGGTGATTCGTCGAATCGGCTTGTGCATGACTCTGCTCCAGGAGCGACGGCGCTCGCTCACGCGCCCGGCTGGGCCTTGGCGGCGAGCATCGCTTCGTAGAAGTTGACGCCGCCGCGCGGGCCGCGCGCGCGGATGATGACGCGGTAATAGACGTCGAGTTTGCCCGCTTCGATGGGCGGCACGGTACTGCCACTTTTTTTGGCAAAGGCGTCAGCTGCGGCGAGCGCGACCGTTTCGGGGTCGACGGTGCACTTGCTGCGGATATCTTCGCCATCGGTCAGCACCGGATCGGACTTGCACTGGCGCTCGATGACGTACTGGATGCGGTAATTGCCGGAATCGGTCGCACAGTTCGTGGCACGGCCGTTTTCGTCGATGCAGGGCACGGCCGTCGATTCCCAGATCGCGTCGGAGGCGATCCGGCCGGCGTCCTTGAAGTTCGGCTTCCCTGCAGCATCCTTGAAGTAGAAGGCGCTGCGATAGTACGTGCGCGCGGTAAAGGCCCCCGACTGCAGTTCCTCGACCGCACGGTTGATCGCGATATCCCCGGCGTACATCGTCGCCTGACGGAACGCGAGGTTGCCGGCGACGAGAGTGCCGGTGTCGGTCGAGCGGATCACCGAGGCGGCGGCTAGGCTCATCAGCACGAGGATGATCAGCGCGATGAGAAGGACCACGCCCGCCTCGGCGCGACGTCCGCGCGGGCTCGCGGGGAAGGCGCGTTCGCTCAGCGGTTCCATAGCGGATTCCTCAGGGGAACGACCGTTTCATGCACCCGGTAGCGATAGTTCTGCCACGTCTTGCCGGCCGGCACGGCAGTGCCGCCGAGATCCAGCGTGATTGCACCGTCGAATACGATGGGCGCTTGCGCGGTGACCGTTCCGGTATCGGGCTCGCGGCTGCGTGCGACCATGGCCAGGCGCACGGCCTTCACGCGCTGAAGCTTCTTGTGGTAGTCGTCGCGCTGTGCCGTGCTGAAGGCAGTGTACTGCGAGGCAGTCGGCGCATTCTCCCACGTGGCGATCTGGTCGCTGCCGTCGGTCGAGATGCCGTACTGGGCCTTCAGCATCACGATGTCGGCGGCCATCGCGTAGTTCTTGTAGGAGGCTGGGCACGTCGTGCGCAGCGCGACGGGATCGACCGTCTTGGGATCGTAGCGCAGCAGCGCGCCGCATGCGACGGCATACTGGATGTACTCGAACTCGGGCTTCACCCAGCCGGGCGGCATCTTGAAGACGAGCGAGCCCGCACTGTAGGACACCGGATTGGTGTAGGTCGTATTCGGATTCGTCGGATTGAAATCGTTCGCCACGTCGCCGGAGGTGCTGCCGAAGTGAACGTTGCAGCCCGTTTTGAAATTCGTGCACTGATCGCTTTGCGTCTGCCCGGAGACCTTGGTGACCTTGAAGCGGGTGCACGGCGCTTTCGTTTCATTCGGCGGCGCCTGGACCACCAGCACCGTGTCGCCGACGTGGATCTGGTCCTCGGACGCCAGGTTCGTGTCGCTGATCTTCATGATGTCGGACGAGCTGGGCATCTCCTTGACGATCGGGAGGATCTCGCCGGAATAGAAGTCCGGCGCCCCCACCATGATCTCGACCATGTCCGACAAAGCAGTCGATGCACCCGACTCGATCCGCACGGGATAATGGAGACTGTACAGATTGCTGTTGTTGGCGGTGACCACGCCCTTGTCGTACATGTTGTAGCCGGGGCACAGGCTCGCGAATGACCCGTTGAACAGGGCAGCCCCCGCACCGCGCAGATCGCGATCCATCAGGGCGACCGCGACCTGTGCTCCCTCCGCCGCGGTGTGCCCTGCCCCGGTGATGCGGAATTGCTTGCCTATGGTCGAGACGGACGACGTGATTGCGAGCGTGATGATCAGCCCGACGACGAGCCCGATCATGAGTTCGATCAGCGAAATCCCGCGACTGGCGCGGGGGGCGAAGGATCGGCTTACACGCGGGGAACGCTGCATGATCACTGCCAATGGAAGCGGTTGGTGACCTGATGACGACGCGGATCGCGCGTCACGACGCTACCGTCCTTGTTCTTGTAGCGCCCCGCCCACTCGAGGGTCACCATCAGCGAGTAAGCCGACACGCCGGCTGGCCGCTCGATGATGATGCTCGCATCGTCGAATTCCGCGCACACCTGCCGGGTCCAGGTATAGGACGGATGCGAGGTGGAAATGCCGTCCGTGCAGGCGGTTCGCGTCAGCAGGTACTTTTCCGACGGGTCCGGGGTGTCGACGGTGTCCTTCAGGGCGACCTCCGCAAACAGGCGATTCACGAGCAGGGAGGCGTTCGCGCGATCATGCGCTTCGGTGCTCAGCTGGACGGCGCGCGCCTGCATCTCGATCAGGCCGAGCGCGCCGACGGAGAACACGAGCAGCGCGACCAGCCCCTCGATCAGGCTGAAACCGCGCTCGCTGCGCGCACCGAGCCGACTTGCGCCCTTCAGCATTTTCTCGAATCGCTCCCCGTCGCGGCCGGATCGCACATCTGCACCAGACCGCCCCCATGCACCTGGACGCGCAGGCTATTCACGCCCGGCACGCGCGTCGTGAGGTCGATGTCCTCGATGCGCGGCGCGGCGGTGTCCACGAGGCCGGTAGGCAGGAAGACAACGTTGGTCTGCGACGCATTCGTCGCGATCGTCACCCCGGCCGCCGAAGTCCCCTTGGCCTCCTGGATCGTACTCACCGGACTCACGGTCGCGACCGACCAGTTGCCGCGGCCATCGGTCAGGGTGAAGCGCACCGGTTGGTTGCGGCGCAACGCCTCGGCGCGCGCGAGTTGCAGCCCGGAGACGAGCCCTTCTGCGGCAACCCGGACGCGAAAATTCACCAAAGTCGTCTCGAAGCTCGGCGCCGCAAGGGACGCCAGAATCGCGAGCACGCCGATGGCGACGAGCGCCTCGACGATCGTGAATCCCCCTTGCCGCCCGGCGCTTCGCCGTCGATTCAGCACGAATCCCCCACGCGGAGCAGCCAGCAGTCGCGCGGGAGGGAGCTCGCGCCGGGGAAGGCCGTCGTCTGCCGCAGGTTGTCGTGGTTGATCGTGAAGGTGAAGCCCGCCATGTTGCGCGACGCCTTGCCGGTCGCCGTCGCGAGGAAGGTCTGGTTGCTGCCGCCGCCGTTGTTGCAGGTGATGTCGAAGGCATCGGCGGACGGCGCTGCAACACCGCAGGCCGAGCCGGTGGAGCCGTAGTTGCGGTTGTCCTGATAGTACTGTTCGAGGCGCATGCGCAGCGTCGCCAGCTCGTTGATCGCCTCGGAGATGCGGCTGCGCTGGACGTACCCGGTGTAGGACGGGATGGCGATCGCCGCGAGGATCGCGACGATCGCAACGGCGATCATCAGTTCGATCAGCGTGAAGCCTGCCTGCCCGGCGCGCCGGGCGCTCACGCGATGGCCCACGCGGGCGCTGAATATGTCGTAAGTCATACGCGGATGTCCAGCCAGGATAGCAGCGGAAAGACCGGGCGGCACGGACCCGGGTGAAATTCCCCGCGCATGCCCGAACGGATTCGGAACAGATGATACCGGACGGCACCAAATCCCTGAAAAGAATTGTAACAATGCGAAAGTTCGGGGAAAAGCGCGACCGGGAGGTTCAAAGGATACGCATTCGGGGTACGAAATGCATCCTTCCCGGCGCCTCGCGGAAGCATCTACCCCGCGCACAAAATGCACAGAGGCCCGGCACGCCGGACCTCTTCGAGACTCCTGCGGGAAAGGCGGATCAGTATCCGAGCGACTGGCGCGCCTGGTTGAGGGCGTCCGTGATCGGCTGGAACGGGCCGTAGATGTGCTGGCTGCGCGAGAAGGCGGGCGGATTGGCCGGATCGATCGACCATGCGCCGGCGGCGTCCTTGCGCGGCATGGTGTAGTCGTAGCTGGCGTCGACCGCGCGCTTGAGCGCGTTCGGCACCCCGTCGGGGCCCACGCCGGCCCAGTCCTGCGTGATGTGGCGCGGATTGAAGGGGCGCTGCTTCGACAGCAGGTAGGCGGTGACGTCCCACGCGTCCTCGGCGGCCATCAGCGTGTTGGGGTCCACAGCGTTCACCTTGTCGTGCGGCATGTTGCTGTAGACGAATGCCGCCGCGGTCTGGAGCCGTCCCATGCCGGCCATCAGACCGTGGCTGCTTGCGCCCCACAGCGCGGGATAGCGGTAGCGCTTTTCGTCGTCGCGCCACACACCCGAACCGTCTTCCTGGTGGCAGCTGCGGCAGCGGTCGTTGTAGATGTTGGCGCCGCGCGTCGGACTGGCGGCACGCGACAGGGCTGCCGGCTTGCGGGTCTCCTGGCCGGGCACCTGCTGCCAGGTGTAGCCGGGCTGCAGGCCGGTCGACAGGAAGTCGACGTAGGCGATGAGATCCTTCATCCACTGGCTGTCGGCCGGGATCATCTCGCCCGCGAGCGAACGCTCGAAGCAGCCGTTGATGCGGATCGGCAGATCGCGTGCGACGTTCTCGCGCGCGCTGAACTTCGGGTCCGCGTACTCGATCGCGGCGACGACGAGCGGCACCGCGTACGGGCGCGTGCCTTCGTCCATGTGGCAGTTGCTGCAGGCGAGCTTGTTGCCGACATAGGGCTTGCCGTTGGCCGCGACGTTTCCGCTTTCGGCGCCGAGGTAGCGGTAGGTGGAGCGGAAGATGTCCTTGCCGCGCGCGGCCGACGTGCTCATCAGGTCGGGGTCCGGGATCTGGTAGGCGGGCGCGTAGAAGGCGTTGTAGTCGGCGGGGTCGGTCCCGCTGCCGGCGAGCGCGCCGGCGGCTGCGGCGCTGAGTGCGAGCCCGATGAGGACGCGCAGGGTGCGGTGTGACATGTCGGTTTTCCTCCGGTTGTCGAACGCTGGAGCCGGGGCCCGCTGCATCGGCCGCGGCGTGGGTGCTGCCCTATGCACCGCCGCAGGCTACGCCCCCATGCCGGCGGAAAACATCCAGACGATGGAGGGGGCGACTAGACGAATGACTCGATTGACATGCGCTCCGGATTCGACTAACAAAGCCGCCCCGCGTGGCACGCGAGTGCCCTGCGGGCCTGGCGTTTCGCCCCGCACGTGCTAGCGTGAAGCATGAACGGCCGCCCCTTTCCCCCGCGACCGCGACCTCCCCGCCGCGCCGAAAGGCACGGCGGCCTTCCTCCTCCGGGGTCCGCCCCCTTGCCGGACGCAGAAGCCGGCCCGTGCCGACGGATTCCGACTTCGACGGCAGATCGACATGAACACCCCCCAACCCGGATTGAAATGCGTGAAGGTCGTCGCGCTCGCGGTGCGCGACGTCGCGCGCGCGAACAGGTTCTACGGCGAAACGCTGGGCCTCGCCCCGGCCAGCGAAGGCGGCCGGCAAGTCGGCTTCGAACTCGGCGGCACGGTGCTGATGCTGAAGGACGACTGGTACGGCACGCCGACCGCGGAGCCGAACCCGCGCATCACGCTGGAATGCGCGGACGCGCGCGCCCTGGAAGCCACCCTGCGCGGACTCGACGTGAATATCTCGGATGTGGTCGAGCTCTACGACGGCAGCTACTACGTCGGCGCCTTCCTCGACAGCGAGGGCAACAAGCTGTGGTTCTGCTCGCCCGGATAGGATCCCGGCCCCCGCCGCGCCCTCAGTCCTCGGCGTCGATGAAGTCGAGCACGTCGCGCGCGAAGCGCTCGCGCTGCCACAGGTGCGGCGCGTGGTCGACGTCGTCGTAGATGTGCAGCAGCGCGTTGGGGATGTTGTCGTGCACGTAGTGGGCGGTGCGCGTGTGGTAGAAGTTGCTCGCGCCGCCGTAGACCAGCAGCGAGGGAACGTCGATCTTCTCCAGCACGTCGCGGTAGTCGGCCGCGGCGAGACTGGACCAGCAGTCGATCAGCGGCTGCGGCGCCATCTCGCGCAGGCGCTGGCGCGCGAGCGCCATGCCCTCGCCGTTCTCCAGGTACTTGCGCCGCGCGCGTTCGTTGAGGCTGTGGCCGACCAGGCGCAGCACGCCTTCGGCGAAGTCTTCCTGCAACGAACGCACGAAGGCGGCGTTGCGCGCGGCGTCGAAGTCAGCGTAGATGCCCCAGCGCCAGTCGCCGTCGGTGAGGATGCGCGGCGACTGGTCGATGATCACGAGCTTGCGCAGGCGGCCGCAGCCGAAGTCGCGGATGTATTGCCACAGCGTCAGCGCGCCCATCGAATGACCGATGACGATCGCGTCGCGCAGGTTCCAGTGTTCGAGCATCTGCTCGAGGTCGCGCGCCATGCGCGCCGCGCTCGGCGGGGTGTCCGTATGCAGGGCATGGCCGCCGTGCCCGCGCGCATCCCAGCGATACACGCGATGGCGCGCGGCGAAGGCCTCGATGAACGGGCTCCAGTCGCGATGGCTGGCGGTCCAGCCGTGCAGCAGCACGAGCGGTGGCCCCTCGCCTTCGATCTTGACGTGGATGTGTTCGCCGTCGTCGGCGATAAAATGGCTCATTGCGTGGATCATCGCGCTACCCGCTGCCGGATTGTGTTGCAGCGCAGTATAAACGCTGACCATGCCGCGGCGGGCGGAACGGATCAGCCTGCGGTCGGGGCCGCCATCATGAGATGGCGCGGGCGCAGGGGATTCGACGGTGCGCGCGGAAACGCCGGAAAGCCGTTCCAGCCGCCCATCTCCGGCCCGTCGTGCGGGAAGATGTAGGTGCGGCTCGTGCGCACGACCTTGCCGTCGATGAAGTGCACGTTGAAATAGGTGTAGATACCCGGACCGTCGTTCTCGATGTTCCAGTCCCACACTTCCTCGCCGCTCAGGCGGAAGAATTCGACCGAGCGATGCGTGCCGAGCAGGCGCGACACCTGCTCGCGCGTCATGCCGCGCTCGACGCGGGCGAGGTTCTCGAAGGACAGCGCGTTCGCCTGCCGCAGCACGGCGCCCCCGGCGTCGACGGTCACCATCAGCGTGACGTGGCCGAAGGGTTGCGTCGGGTACTCCAGCGTGCGCGTGCCGTCCTCGTTCTGCCAGCGCCGTGCCGGCTCGCCATGCACGGCGATGGCCTCCGCCTCGGTCACGAGCGGGCGGGAACCGAGGGTCGTCGCGCAACTGCTGGCGAGCACCGCGGCTGCAAGCAGCGCAGCGATGCGTCCCCATTTCGCGACTGTGGCTCCATGCCTCACTTGGCTCACCTTCCTTGCGTCAGCCCCGCAGTTCGACGAAGCGGCTCGTGCGTGCGACACGCGCGTCATCGTTGAAATGCACCAGGAAGAACACCGGATCGCCCGAAGCCTCCTTGCCGACGCGCCAGCCCCACACGGTTTCCTTCGCGAGGTCGAAACGCTCGCGCGAGCCGGGCGCGCCGAGGATGCGCCGCACTTCGTCGCCGGTCATGCCTCTTTGGATGCGTGCGAAGTTGGTTTCGTTCAGCACCTGGTCGACCTTGCGCAGCACGTCGTCGGTGCCGATGGTCATCATGAAGCACTCCGTGCCCATGGGCTGGCGCGAGTATTCCCACGTCACCGAGCCGTCGTCGTTGTGCCACTCCATCTGCGGCGGGCCGAAGCGCTGACGCACGTCGGCGGCCGTCGACACGCCCGGCTCCAGCTCCTTCAGGTTGAAGTGATCGCAGGCGGCGATCCCCAGCGCCGCGAGCAGGCTGCACAACAGGGTGAAAAGGCGTTTCATCAGGGCGATTCTCCTCACAAGGGGCCGCAGGCGCGCCAAGCGCACCGCATTATGTCGGCGCCGCCGGGCGTGGGCTAGAATCGCACCATACCGGGGCGCGGCACAATCGCGAACCGGCCCCTTGTCCGCATACAACGCTTCGGAGAACGGTTCATGAAGAAGACCCTGATCGCCCTCGCACTCGCCGCGGCCGGCCTGTCGGCCGCCCACGCCCAGACCGTCGTCAAGATCGGCCACGCCGGTCCGCTCACCGGCCCCATCGCCCACATCGGCAAGGACGGCGAGAACGGCGTGCGCCTCGCGATCGAAGACGCCAACGCCAAGGGCACCACCATCGGCGGCCAGAAGGTCAAGTTCGAACTCGTGAGCGAGGACGACCAGGCCGACCCGCGCACCGCGACGACCGTCGCGCAGCGCCTGACCGACGCGGGCGTCAAGGGCGTGGTCGGCCACGTCACCTCGGGTGCGTCGATTCCCGCATCGCGCATCTACGAGCAGGCCGGCGTGCCGGTCATCACGCCGTCGTCGACCAACCCCAAGCTCACGCAGCAGGGCTACAAGGTCACCTTCCGCGTCATCGCCAACGACCTGCAGCAGGGCGCGGCGATGGCCGGCTACGCAACCAAGCTCGGCGCGAAGAAGGTCGCGATCATCGACGACCGCACCGCCTACGGCCAGGGCCTCGCCGACGCCTTCGCCGAGAGCCTGAAGAAGGAAGGGGTACAGGTCGTCGGCCGCGAGTTCACCAACGACAAGGCGACCGACTTCACTGCGATCCTCACCAAGATCAAGGGCAAGCAGCCCGA
It contains:
- a CDS encoding type IV pilin protein, whose protein sequence is MTYDIFSARVGHRVSARRAGQAGFTLIELMIAVAIVAILAAIAIPSYTGYVQRSRISEAINELATLRMRLEQYYQDNRNYGSTGSACGVAAPSADAFDITCNNGGGSNQTFLATATGKASRNMAGFTFTINHDNLRQTTAFPGASSLPRDCWLLRVGDSC
- a CDS encoding PilW family protein encodes the protein MQRSPRVSRSFAPRASRGISLIELMIGLVVGLIITLAITSSVSTIGKQFRITGAGHTAAEGAQVAVALMDRDLRGAGAALFNGSFASLCPGYNMYDKGVVTANNSNLYSLHYPVRIESGASTALSDMVEIMVGAPDFYSGEILPIVKEMPSSSDIMKISDTNLASEDQIHVGDTVLVVQAPPNETKAPCTRFKVTKVSGQTQSDQCTNFKTGCNVHFGSTSGDVANDFNPTNPNTTYTNPVSYSAGSLVFKMPPGWVKPEFEYIQYAVACGALLRYDPKTVDPVALRTTCPASYKNYAMAADIVMLKAQYGISTDGSDQIATWENAPTASQYTAFSTAQRDDYHKKLQRVKAVRLAMVARSREPDTGTVTAQAPIVFDGAITLDLGGTAVPAGKTWQNYRYRVHETVVPLRNPLWNR
- a CDS encoding GspH/FimT family pseudopilin, with translation MLNRRRSAGRQGGFTIVEALVAIGVLAILASLAAPSFETTLVNFRVRVAAEGLVSGLQLARAEALRRNQPVRFTLTDGRGNWSVATVSPVSTIQEAKGTSAAGVTIATNASQTNVVFLPTGLVDTAAPRIEDIDLTTRVPGVNSLRVQVHGGGLVQMCDPAATGSDSRKC
- a CDS encoding alpha/beta hydrolase, with translation MSHFIADDGEHIHVKIEGEGPPLVLLHGWTASHRDWSPFIEAFAARHRVYRWDARGHGGHALHTDTPPSAARMARDLEQMLEHWNLRDAIVIGHSMGALTLWQYIRDFGCGRLRKLVIIDQSPRILTDGDWRWGIYADFDAARNAAFVRSLQEDFAEGVLRLVGHSLNERARRKYLENGEGMALARQRLREMAPQPLIDCWSSLAAADYRDVLEKIDVPSLLVYGGASNFYHTRTAHYVHDNIPNALLHIYDDVDHAPHLWQRERFARDVLDFIDAED
- a CDS encoding VOC family protein, whose product is MNTPQPGLKCVKVVALAVRDVARANRFYGETLGLAPASEGGRQVGFELGGTVLMLKDDWYGTPTAEPNPRITLECADARALEATLRGLDVNISDVVELYDGSYYVGAFLDSEGNKLWFCSPG
- a CDS encoding prepilin-type N-terminal cleavage/methylation domain-containing protein, which codes for MLKGASRLGARSERGFSLIEGLVALLVFSVGALGLIEMQARAVQLSTEAHDRANASLLVNRLFAEVALKDTVDTPDPSEKYLLTRTACTDGISTSHPSYTWTRQVCAEFDDASIIIERPAGVSAYSLMVTLEWAGRYKNKDGSVVTRDPRRHQVTNRFHWQ
- a CDS encoding c-type cytochrome, producing MSHRTLRVLIGLALSAAAAGALAGSGTDPADYNAFYAPAYQIPDPDLMSTSAARGKDIFRSTYRYLGAESGNVAANGKPYVGNKLACSNCHMDEGTRPYAVPLVVAAIEYADPKFSARENVARDLPIRINGCFERSLAGEMIPADSQWMKDLIAYVDFLSTGLQPGYTWQQVPGQETRKPAALSRAASPTRGANIYNDRCRSCHQEDGSGVWRDDEKRYRYPALWGASSHGLMAGMGRLQTAAAFVYSNMPHDKVNAVDPNTLMAAEDAWDVTAYLLSKQRPFNPRHITQDWAGVGPDGVPNALKRAVDASYDYTMPRKDAAGAWSIDPANPPAFSRSQHIYGPFQPITDALNQARQSLGY
- a CDS encoding outer membrane protein assembly factor BamE, translating into MLAAAVLASSCATTLGSRPLVTEAEAIAVHGEPARRWQNEDGTRTLEYPTQPFGHVTLMVTVDAGGAVLRQANALSFENLARVERGMTREQVSRLLGTHRSVEFFRLSGEEVWDWNIENDGPGIYTYFNVHFIDGKVVRTSRTYIFPHDGPEMGGWNGFPAFPRAPSNPLRPRHLMMAAPTAG
- a CDS encoding branched-chain amino acid ABC transporter substrate-binding protein, with the protein product MKKTLIALALAAAGLSAAHAQTVVKIGHAGPLTGPIAHIGKDGENGVRLAIEDANAKGTTIGGQKVKFELVSEDDQADPRTATTVAQRLTDAGVKGVVGHVTSGASIPASRIYEQAGVPVITPSSTNPKLTQQGYKVTFRVIANDLQQGAAMAGYATKLGAKKVAIIDDRTAYGQGLADAFAESLKKEGVQVVGREFTNDKATDFTAILTKIKGKQPDAVFFGGMDAQAAPMLRQMKQLGLGAKFLGGDGACTGEMIKLAGDAMSGDAYCTQAGIPMDKMPGGAAFNKRFKEVYKGDVQLYAPYSYDAAMALIEAMKAAGSAEPAKYLPALQKLNMTGVTGKIAFDKNGDILDGGVTLYRFQGGKWEALN